The following proteins are co-located in the Micromonospora coriariae genome:
- a CDS encoding TIGR03620 family F420-dependent LLM class oxidoreductase, with the protein MATRLNTSLPAVGLWSMELRGAANPAVRDAATELDERGFRALWVPGLDGRGAVDDVGHLLAAAPHATVALGVLAIWGQDPMALGDRLAALDAAHGPRTVLGFGVSNAHSAAQAGQDYGRPVETMGRWLDALDAAPRPVPAGRRILGALGPRMADLAADRTAGWHPFLVTPDYTAAQRRRVGDQPLVAPHLAVVLDEDPHRARAAARAGIGMFIGFPTYRANLARLGFTDDDLVPGGSDRLIDAVVAWGDLDAVATRIREHLNAGADHVALHVLRPDGPDRPALPMPQWRELATLLPSFASTPATH; encoded by the coding sequence GTGGCGACTCGACTGAACACCTCGCTGCCCGCGGTCGGGCTCTGGAGCATGGAGCTGCGCGGCGCCGCGAACCCGGCCGTCCGGGACGCGGCGACCGAACTCGACGAACGGGGCTTCCGGGCGCTGTGGGTGCCCGGCCTCGACGGCCGCGGGGCCGTCGACGACGTCGGGCACCTGCTGGCGGCCGCACCGCACGCCACTGTGGCGCTGGGTGTGCTGGCGATCTGGGGCCAGGACCCGATGGCTCTCGGTGACCGGCTGGCCGCGCTGGACGCCGCACACGGGCCCCGGACAGTCCTCGGCTTCGGGGTGAGCAACGCCCACTCCGCCGCCCAGGCGGGCCAGGACTACGGCCGGCCGGTGGAGACGATGGGCCGCTGGCTGGACGCCCTGGACGCCGCGCCCCGGCCGGTTCCCGCTGGACGGCGCATCCTCGGCGCGCTCGGGCCGAGGATGGCGGACCTCGCCGCCGACCGAACGGCCGGATGGCACCCGTTTCTGGTGACCCCGGACTACACGGCGGCGCAGCGGAGACGCGTTGGAGACCAGCCGCTGGTCGCACCGCACCTGGCTGTCGTCCTCGACGAGGACCCGCACCGGGCCCGCGCCGCCGCCCGGGCGGGGATCGGCATGTTCATCGGCTTCCCGACGTACCGAGCCAACCTGGCACGCCTGGGATTCACCGACGACGACCTGGTCCCCGGCGGCAGCGACCGTCTGATCGACGCCGTGGTCGCCTGGGGCGACCTGGACGCGGTGGCCACACGCATCCGCGAGCACCTGAACGCCGGCGCGGACCACGTCGCCCTCCACGTGCTGCGGCCCGACGGTCCGGATCGGCCGGCGCTGCCCATGCCGCAGTGGCGCGAACTGGCCACTCTCCTGCCGAGCTTCGCCTCCACCCCCGCAACCCACTGA
- a CDS encoding TetR/AcrR family transcriptional regulator, translating to MPQRGRPRGFDADEALERAVEVFWRQGYEGASVSDLTAAMGINKPSLYAAYGGKEELFRKVVARYAEQDMGYARNALAQPTAYQVVATLLRDNVLAVTRPDRPAGCLSIQGGTACSTQNAPVAGFLAASRLAGERALADRFTSAVAEGDLPANADPAALARFVMIVTEGQSVHAAAGVSREDLHQAAEIALAGFAAASGARLPEPATDTA from the coding sequence GTGCCGCAGCGAGGACGACCACGGGGTTTCGACGCCGACGAGGCGCTGGAGCGCGCAGTCGAGGTGTTCTGGCGCCAGGGGTACGAGGGCGCCTCGGTGAGCGACCTCACCGCCGCCATGGGCATCAACAAACCCAGCCTCTACGCCGCGTACGGCGGCAAGGAGGAGTTGTTCCGCAAGGTCGTGGCCCGCTACGCCGAACAGGACATGGGGTACGCGCGGAACGCGCTCGCCCAACCCACCGCGTACCAGGTCGTCGCCACGCTGCTCCGCGACAACGTGCTCGCCGTGACCCGACCCGACCGTCCAGCCGGCTGCCTGTCGATCCAGGGCGGCACCGCCTGCTCCACCCAGAACGCGCCGGTCGCCGGGTTCCTCGCCGCCAGCCGCCTGGCCGGTGAGCGCGCCCTCGCCGACCGGTTCACCAGCGCCGTCGCCGAAGGCGACCTACCCGCCAACGCCGACCCGGCCGCGCTCGCCCGCTTCGTCATGATCGTCACCGAAGGTCAGTCGGTGCACGCCGCCGCCGGGGTCAGCCGGGAGGACCTGCACCAGGCGGCCGAGATCGCGCTCGCCGGGTTCGCCGCCGCGTCGGGGGCCCGACTGCCCGAGCCCGCCACCGACACGGCCTGA